TAGGAGTCTCCCGCCTGCGGGGTCGCGCTCGTGAGCTCAGATGTGAGGATGAGTCCCGCTGCTCCCGCGAACAGGCCGGCGAGCACATAGACGCTTACCTGCACCTTCTTGACGGGGATGCCGGAGAGCGCTGCCGCGCGCTCGTTGCCACCCGACGCGTACAGCCAGCGGCCGAACGGGGACTTGTTCAGCACCATGCTCATGATCGCGGCGATCACGATCATGACGATGACGCCGATGGGAATGATCCAGATCGAGTTGAAGCCGACCCAGTTGAACCCGGTGTTGCCGAGCGCCTCTTCACCGCGGAGCTTGGGGAACGTGCGGCCGTTCGTGATCAGCAGCGCGATTCCGCGCACGACGTACATCATGCCGAGGGTGGCGACGAACGGAGCCACCTTGAACCGCGCGACGAGCATGCCGTTCACCCAGCCGACGGCGGCACCGACGGCGAGGGAGATGAGCACGACGACCCAGACGGCAGGGTACGCGATCGCCTCTGTGAGCGGCAGATCGACCCCCTGCAGCAGGTACCCGGCGACAACCCCCGAGAGCGCGACCGTCGACCCGACGGACAGGTCGATGCCCGCGTTGAGGATGACCATGAGCATCCCGATCGCGAGAATCGCGTTCACGGCGACGTGGCGGGTCATGACGATCAGGTTGTCAACCGTGAAGAAGTTGTCCGAGAGGAACGAGAACACGATGATGATGACGAGAAGGGCGATGAATGCGCGCCCCTCAAGCAACACCTGACCGATCGTCATTCCTTCGGGAAGGAGCCCCCGCTTCTTGGGAGCTGTTTCCGTGGCGTTCATGAGAGTGTTCCGTTCGTTTCTTCGACCGCCTCGCCAGACGCGGCCATGATGTCTTCTTTCGTCGCCTCAGACGAGTGGAATTCGGCGACAACAGAGCCCTTGCTCATGACGAGCACGCGGTTCGCGACGCCGAGGCACTCGGTCACCTCAGAGGTGCTGTAGAGCACGGCGAGACCGTCTTTCGCCATTTCGGCGAGCAGATGGAAGACCTCGGTCTTCGCGCCGATATCGATTCCGCGGCTCGGCTCGTCGAGCAGGATCACCTTGGGGCCGGTCTGCAGGATCTTGCCGATCACGACCTTCTGCTGGTTTCCGCCGGAGAGTGAGGTGATGGGTGCGCGCGGCCCCGCGGTCTTGATGTGCACGTCGGCGATGCTCTTGAGGTTGCGCTTGTGCTCTTTCTTGTCGTCGAGCCACGACGCTTTCGAGATCGCGGGAAGACTTGCGAGTGAGAGATTGCGGCCGACGGACAGCGCCTGGATCATCCCGTCGCGCTGCCGGTCCTCTGGCACAAGTGCGAGGCCCGACGCGATGCGGTCGCCTACGGAGAGTCCCGCGAGGTCGTCACCGTCAACGGTGAAGTTCCCCTCGACAATGTCTCCCCTGCCGGCAAGAGCCTCGAGCAGCTCTGTCCGTCCGGCCCCCATAAGCCCGTAGATGCAGACGATCTCGCCCTTGCGCACCTGCAGGTCCACGCCGTAGACGGCCAGGCGCTCCGGGTTGGTGGCGTCAACGACGCTGACGCCGTTGACGTCGAGGGCGACGTCGCCGAAGCCCGCCTCGTCCGGCGGTGTGCCGAGGTCGAACTCGGCGCCGACCATCTGCCTCACGATCCACGGCAGGTCGACGTTCGATACCGGCTCTGTCGCGACAAGCTCGCCGTCGCGGAAGACGACGCAGTAGTCGGAGACCTGCAGCGCCTCCTCGAGGTGGTGCGAGATGTAGACGATCGAGACACCGTCTGCGCGCAGATCGTTGATCACCTTGAACAGCACGTCAACCTCTGAAGCACTCAGTGCCGACGTCGGCTCGTCCATGATGAGGATGCGCGCGTCTTGCGACAGCGAACGCGCGATCTCAACGATCTGCTGCTGCCCGAGCCGGAGCTCAGAGACGCTGGCGCGCGGGCTGATGTCTTCTTCGAGCCGGCTCATAAGCTCGGCGACGATCTTCTCTTCTGCGGCGTAATCGACGGTTCCCGCTGGAGTGCGCAGCTCTCTGCCCATGAAGATGTTGTCGCGCACGTTGAGGTTCGGTGCGAGACTCAGCTCCTGGTGAATGATCGAGATTCCGCGGTCTGTCGCCTCTGTCGTCGACGCGAACTCAACCGGCTCGCCGTAGAGCTCCAGGGTGCCGCCCGTCGGCTTCTCGACTCCCGAGAGAATGCGCATGAGCGTCGATTTTCCGGCCCCGTTCTCGCCGAACAGGGTCGTCACCTTGCCGCGATGGATCTCGAAGTTCACGCCCTTAAGCGCACGGGTCGCGCCGTAGGTCTTCGAGATGTTCTGCGCGCGCAGGATCACCTCGTCGGAATGCGCCGTCATTTGCCGACCTCGAGCGAGACGGGCGTCACGACGATCAGCTGAGGGTTGAGCGGCGCGGTGGCTCCTGTGACGGTGACGGTCTTGCCGACGAGGGACTCGACGTCGATCGGGTCGAGCACACTCTCCTTCATCATCTGGTTGAAGACGGCACCGACTTCCTGGTAATCGAGCTGGTTGGTGAACATCGAGAATGACACCTCGCCTGTCGCGTCGCGCAGGGCCGTTCCGATGATGCCCGGGTTTCCGGTCTGGATCGCCGCCTGGGATTCGTCGGGCATGCCCTCGACATCGACGAGCAGATTTCCGGCTTCAGCGTCGTATTCGCTCACGACGCCCGTGAACGACACGGAGTACGTGGGTGACGGGCCATCGCCGACGCCGTACTCTTCTGCGGCAGCGGCCGGGTCGTCGGCGAGTGCCTGCGCGACTTTCGGGAGCTCGACGGCGTTCTCGGTGATGCCGGCGACGATCAGGGATTCGTAGTTCTCTTCGGCGAAGACCTTCGGGTCATTGCCCGACGACGACGCCTCGGCGGCTTCGTCCGGAGTGAGGTACGTGGTTCCGATGGTCCCCATGGCGACGACCGTGATCACGGCGATCGCAGCGATGATCCACGGGGATTTGCGGGACCTCTTCTGTGCGTTCGACACTTGTTGTCTTCCTCTGGCTGGGGGCGGGCGGCCGCCGGAGCATGCTCTCGGCGGCCGCGATGGCGGCCTTTCGGCTAGATGTCGAGCAGAACGCGCGACTCGGTGTCGT
This DNA window, taken from Paramicrobacterium agarici, encodes the following:
- a CDS encoding DUF2291 family protein, which encodes MSNAQKRSRKSPWIIAAIAVITVVAMGTIGTTYLTPDEAAEASSSGNDPKVFAEENYESLIVAGITENAVELPKVAQALADDPAAAAEEYGVGDGPSPTYSVSFTGVVSEYDAEAGNLLVDVEGMPDESQAAIQTGNPGIIGTALRDATGEVSFSMFTNQLDYQEVGAVFNQMMKESVLDPIDVESLVGKTVTVTGATAPLNPQLIVVTPVSLEVGK
- a CDS encoding ABC transporter permease — protein: MNATETAPKKRGLLPEGMTIGQVLLEGRAFIALLVIIIVFSFLSDNFFTVDNLIVMTRHVAVNAILAIGMLMVILNAGIDLSVGSTVALSGVVAGYLLQGVDLPLTEAIAYPAVWVVVLISLAVGAAVGWVNGMLVARFKVAPFVATLGMMYVVRGIALLITNGRTFPKLRGEEALGNTGFNWVGFNSIWIIPIGVIVMIVIAAIMSMVLNKSPFGRWLYASGGNERAAALSGIPVKKVQVSVYVLAGLFAGAAGLILTSELTSATPQAGDSYELTAIAAVVIGGASLMGGKGTIRGTLLGAFVIGFLGDGLVIVGVSEYWQMVFKGAVIVLAVMLNAVEVKTKRSSKKKEAVSPRAPAAASSS
- a CDS encoding sugar ABC transporter ATP-binding protein: MTAHSDEVILRAQNISKTYGATRALKGVNFEIHRGKVTTLFGENGAGKSTLMRILSGVEKPTGGTLELYGEPVEFASTTEATDRGISIIHQELSLAPNLNVRDNIFMGRELRTPAGTVDYAAEEKIVAELMSRLEEDISPRASVSELRLGQQQIVEIARSLSQDARILIMDEPTSALSASEVDVLFKVINDLRADGVSIVYISHHLEEALQVSDYCVVFRDGELVATEPVSNVDLPWIVRQMVGAEFDLGTPPDEAGFGDVALDVNGVSVVDATNPERLAVYGVDLQVRKGEIVCIYGLMGAGRTELLEALAGRGDIVEGNFTVDGDDLAGLSVGDRIASGLALVPEDRQRDGMIQALSVGRNLSLASLPAISKASWLDDKKEHKRNLKSIADVHIKTAGPRAPITSLSGGNQQKVVIGKILQTGPKVILLDEPSRGIDIGAKTEVFHLLAEMAKDGLAVLYSTSEVTECLGVANRVLVMSKGSVVAEFHSSEATKEDIMAASGEAVEETNGTLS